The Solanum dulcamara chromosome 6, daSolDulc1.2, whole genome shotgun sequence genome contains the following window.
TTATGCGCATCTCGACTAATTTTATGGGCACTACaacatgatttattttttttactaattgTGGTATCCGAACCATTATGTGCACACCTCAACTAATTTCACGTACTAGCTACAAAAGTTTTGAATCTTGGTGTTTTGCATCAATAGAGAACCTAATTGTATGTTTGGCATTTATTGCAGCTAGAAAGATTGATTTTTTGCATTAGTAGTAAGATTAATTATATGGCACCGAAGGTTGTGTTCAACTGATCAATGTAGTGGGGTTGAGAATTATGAGGTGTGAAGGTTCAAATTTTAGCAGAGGCAAAAACTTGATTTATTTCCATTTGTATGGCTTGGTGGATATAGTTAGTCGGTCTATGGTGGGAAATAGCAGGTACTTGCGGAATTAGTCAAGAGTGCTAGCTGACCCAAAGACCAcggttataaaaaataataattttacttttgGTGTTTGAAGTTGGTCGAAGTCTTCTGagtcttttgaatattttttttagtcccGCTTGATATATGCCCCTTGGAAGTGAAATTGCTCTAAATAAGATTGAGTCTTTGTTTTGCATTAACAGAAAGATCAATAACATGGATAATTATTAATTAGCTGTCGTTGATATATTCCCATCTCTTATTCTGAGTTGTAACCAATCTTTTCCTTCTCAAAACCTTTAATCATTATATTGATAAAAAGGTTGCAAAAATATGCAGTTAATATGATACGGAGCGTATGATAATTAGTGCTTATTGTGTTTTGATTTGAGACCATGGAAGAACCATAGTCAATTTTAAGGTTTCTTTGCTTTAATTTCTAAATGTTGATAATAGAGAGGTATTGATTGTGTTCGTCTATGCATGTTCATTGTTCAATGGTATAAAGATAAAAGGACGAAGAAACGGTTATTTATTCCACATTAGGAGTGGTGCATTGGTCACTACTTGACATTTTTTGTGGTCTAAAGTTCACTCATTTTTCTAAAAGCTGCTCAAAAAGATGGAAATTGTACTACAAAAGTGACAAATTACACATGAATTCGGAAGGCATAAAGTTATATATAAATTGAAGATAAGTTTTGAAACACTGAATAGGGAAGGCTAGGTGAAACTAATTGACCTCTATTTGTGACTAATATGTGCTGCTATGGACTTGGAATCAGCTTGTTGAGTGGTATATAGTTTTTACATTTGGAAGAGACACATGAGAAAAAGCTACCATTGGTATAGAGTTTGGTGGAGTATTTGGTAAATGGTGCTCTATAGCTGATTATTCTGTGTTGAGTGAATCACAATACTTCATTAGTTATTTTTCCATATGATGCAACGAAGGTGCTTCACCACTTCTGTACTCACTTTCATTCATAGGTTAGTCTTCTACTTGGTGCTTTTTCAAAATGTAATAGGATGGTTTAATACAATCACTTTATTTCAATCAACGTTTCCCAGAGTTTAATTTATATCTTTCCCATAAACTTTCCTTTTAAGATGTTTCGACTTCTGACTAGTGTGAGGCAAGCATAGCTGATATGTGTGGTTCTCTTTACACTTTAGTATTCCATCATTAGTGCCATTATTGAAACTTTAATTAAACTACAGAAAAGATGGTGTGAGATTACATGTGGAGCTCTACATAAACTTAAGTGATCAAATTATTTAACAATAGTGATACGCTTATCACAAGATTTTCTTGTTTCATACTCCTAGAAAGAGCTTATATCTGCAAGGTTGAAGTTGTGCTTTACATTGTCAAAGTTGTTATtgctttattcattttaatgTCACTAAGTGGTCTTAAACGTAGACTGCAGTACCGACCTTTTTATACGGAGCAGCACATCAAGAGGGAAGATCACTTGATTCAATCAGAAGGGAGTCGGGATATTTCCATCCTAATTCAAGTGAGAACCAGTGGATAGGCGGGACAAAATTAGAGACCTTGCAACTAAAGCCTGATGAGGGTCCTGCTCAAGCGACTCAAGCAAAAGGTGTTATTACAATTGGAGCTACAAGGTGGGTTGACAACTATAACATTCCAGTCTTTACGAATGACATATCCATCGTTCGTAAAATTGCAAAGAGAGTCAGTGGAAGGGGAGGTGGACTTCCATCCGTGCAATCTATGGCACTAACTCACGGAGTTGGCACAATTGAAGTTGCTTGCAACTTACTGGAACCTGCTAGGATTGGTGGTGACCAAGTACAGCTTGAAGTTGAGCGGCTTGCTAGGGAAGAGGGCATTGCGGTGGGGAAAGGATACTATACTGATCTctcagaagaaaaaataattgaaagttACTTGAAACTAGTTCACCATTCTGACTAGAGAAGCTACAGGAAAAAATCATTCTATCCGTCGttccttttttccttctttctttcgcacaTTTTGCCAAGATTTTTCAAACATTTGACTTTGAGCTCCAGAGCTAATGTGTAAAATcctgttttttttttgcatttggTTATAGTACACAATATTGTGCTCATACTACATTTCTTGAACATTCTTATTGATATCCTACTCGTGTAATCCTAATGTTCACTGTTTTAAGGATTCTCTTCATCTACATAGAGAGAACTATCTTGAGAAGTTCAGTCTAGATTTAAAGTTGTAGATTTTGAACTTGCCATGAAATTCATAGCTCGCTTTAGTAACTGGGGCTTGCAACTACATATTTTTACGTATTTCATGGACTTCCTAATACAACCACATggtctaaataaaatataaaaccctattgatgacattttaatGTGGTTGACTGGACCTTCTTGATGAAGAAAGAAGCATGTTCAAATGTATCAGACAAGAAATGGATTCTTTAATATGGAAAAGATAGAGTTTTTTGTAATAGAAAATGAGTTCGTCATATTATAAAATAGTTGAAATAATAGATAAGTTTTTTTCTGGTTAGTCCTTGTCATTGCCTTGTCACCCTATCAACTCATTTATCTCTTATTGTCCTTGTGTACAAATTGTCTTGCTCTTAATATCAGAAAATTGAGGCTTCAATTTCTTCCCACAATATCTTTTATCAAGATTCTGAGTTTGATCTTTTGTTCAGCAGTCGATTGAGTACCCGTGCAGATTAATGTTGACTTAAATATGTTAGGTGAGATGGGATTCAAAAAACAGTTTCCCCGTTCATCCCTAACTAGACTTTAATAAACGAATAGACATTCTATACGGGGTTAAACGAGTCCAATGATACTCCTAACGTATTATTAAACCAGATCAAAC
Protein-coding sequences here:
- the LOC129891704 gene encoding uncharacterized protein LOC129891704, coding for MLKLILACCKVYISESRNRGALESIEKAAKLFPESPIVNKFEDEIYNRVGYTLVSKLSPNSSSGSCPLPLKNASFAMVKAAFETIDLQEHCGTHPRLGVVDHICFHPLGTTSLDLVADTAKSLAFEVGSSLQVPTFLYGAAHQEGRSLDSIRRESGYFHPNSSENQWIGGTKLETLQLKPDEGPAQATQAKGVITIGATRWVDNYNIPVFTNDISIVRKIAKRVSGRGGGLPSVQSMALTHGVGTIEVACNLLEPARIGGDQVQLEVERLAREEGIAVGKGYYTDLSEEKIIESYLKLVHHSD